AAGTTCATAACGCTTGTAGAATCAGCAAGAACAGTATTTTTTAATGCGGCTAAGTTCGGTTCAGTCGCAAAATAACCCCATGATGTTACGTCAATGCCCATTGCCTTCAATGTTTTACCGCCCCATAATGCGAATGCGGATGTGATGCCCCAAGGCGTTCCGCGCACAGTCAGAGTCAGTGCATTCAGCAATGCCAACACAATCGCTGCTGCAAACAATGGCCAGGATCCTCTCAGGATTTTTTTCCATCCGGCTGTTGTAGGCAAAGCTTTCATCATTGGTGCTTTTCGCTTTTTCGCGATTTGCAGAGTTACCCAATAGATTAATGCAAATAGAGCAAGCTGCAGAACCAATGCTCCGCCGTAGCCGAGTCCCGTAGATGTAGCCAGGGAGATTGGCGGCAATGCCGGTGTTTCTTCCATCCAGAATGAGAAGTGGTACGCCCCGATCGTGGAACCAGCGATGAAAGAAATCAGTGTCAGAGTCATCGAGGATTGTCCTCCGCCTACCGAATACAAAGTACCGGACGCACAGCCATTCCCAAGCTGCATCCCGATCCCAAAAATAAATGAACCAAACAGGACGCTAACTCCTACAGGAGACACATATCCTTTAGGCTCGATTCCTGTAAAACTAAAGCCAGTGCTTAAAATAACCGCAAATAGGGCTGAAGCAACTGCCAGCATCAGCATATGCGCCTGCAGCCCCTGCCCGTTTCCGACGCTTGCGAAGCGCCTGAATGCAGATGTGAAGCCGAAGCGGGCATGAAGCAAGGTCATGCCGAGTGCAATTCCAATAATAAATAGAACTCCCTGTGTCATGTTCGCTGCATTTATAATGGAAATGAACAAAATGATAGCTGCAAGAACGCCAGCTGCAACAAAAGGCTTTTGAATTGGATTTAAGTTTGAAACAACTGTTGTTGGTGCTGAAACCCATGATTTGCTTTTAACTTCTACTTGAGCCAACCTCATTCACTCCTTTTCTTATCTTTTTAGTCGGATTAAAGTGTTATTTTATACTATATTTTTTTAAAAGTAAATGGTGAATTTTTCACAAGACCGATGATTTTCCCTTTTTCACCTGATATAATTATATATTTGGAGAGTCATAATTTTACAGACAGGAAAGGAAAGGATATCATTGCTTAAGCGGTTAAAATGGCCATCATGGGCATTATTTTGCATCCTCATTGCAGGCATCTATTATTTCATCAGCTCTGGAGCTGACACCAGCCTGCAGGCTTTTTCCAGAACAGAAACCACTTCCCCGGCAGCTTTCCCCGGATTAAACCTTGAAACCCGGACAAAGGAAACGAAATCTTATACCCTTGCGATCAGTACTCCGATCACTGAAATTGAGAATTTGAACAAACCCATGAAAGAATGGATTCAGGCGCAGGAAATGGAATTCCTGGAACTTGTGAAGGCAAACCGGCAGGTGCTGGACAGTGAAGAATTCCGTGCCCATCTTAATATCAAGGCGGAGCCGAAAAAAGTCTCCGATACCATGTACACCCTAGTATTTGAAGCCTACCAGTACACAGGCGGCGCAAATGGGCAGGCTGCGGTCAAAACGTTCACTATCGACCTTGCGAATCAGAAAATGGTACATCTTGCCGATGTGATTCGTATGGATGAGGAGTCCCTGGCGACTCTCAGGCCGTTGATAAAAAAACAAATCGGCGAGAAAGAAGAACTCCAGGACTATCTGTTTGAGGACCTGCTTGACGAAGCGCTGGAAAATCCGTCGAGCTGGAAATGGGCACTGAGCGGCAAGAATTTCACCCTTTATTTTAACGAATATGAAATTGCGGCCGGTGCAGCCGGAGCGGTCAAAGTGAAAATTCCAATCGAACAGATCCGTCCCCTCTTAAAGGATGAAATCGCCCAGCACTTGAAGCTCCCTGACATTCAGCTTCCTGAACCGGAATTCAAGGAACCAGAAGCGGCTCCGCTGGATCCAAACGGCAAGTATATTGCCCTTACCTTTGATGATGGGCCACACCCGAAAGTCACACCGCTTATTCTGGATATTCTAAAAAACATAACGCAAAGGCTACCTTTTATATGCTTGGCAGCCAGGCACAATTCTATCCTGCCCTCGCAAGCCAAGTGGCTGAAGAAGGTCATGAAATCGGAAATCACAGTGACAGCCATGCGGACCTTTCATCCCTCGGTGAAATCGAAATCCGCAAAGAAATGGAAGAAGCCAGCACCAAAATCAAAGAAGCAAGCGGCCAGCTTCCAGCAACCGTCCGCCCGCCTTATGGGGCCATGAATGAAGATGTGAAAAAAATTGCCGGAATGGCCCATACACCGCTTATTCTATGGTCGGTCGATTCACTGGACTGGAAAACACTTAATGCCTCGGCTATTCAAAAAATCGTGAAGGCCAATGCAGTGCCAGGCGCAATCGTTTTGATGCACGATATCCATAAGCCAACTGCTGAAGCACTTCCAGACCTGCTGACCTATCTTGAAAAAGAAGGCTACGAATTCATTACCGTCTCCCAGCTTCTCTCCTTGCAGGAGCAGGAAGTGACCGGTACGTTCTTTGGAAAACGGCAATAATCATTCAACAAGACGCTCAGGAAATTCCTGGGCGTTTAGTTTTTGTCGTTCCTGCTCGAAGATGCGCCAGTATCCTTTTCATATAACTTAATGGAATCCCCGCTCGCCCCGTACACCTCTCCGCTATGTGTCCAGCCGTATTTTTCATAATACCCTTGCAAATCCGTCTGGAGATGGAGCTTCTTAAATCCAAGCTTCGCCGCTTCTTCAATAGCATGATCAAGCAGCCGGGCGCCAAGCTTCTTTCCCCTGCTGCTGGGATCAACGTACAGACATGCCAGCCACGGATGCAAATCCTGCCGGCTATTGAGGTCATTGCGGATTAACGCATACGTGCCTATGATTTCTTCATTCTCGATCCCAACATAAAACCTCGGGATGCCGTCCCCCGATTTCCCTGAATGGATCATGCAATCCTCATAAAAGCGGAAGTTTTGCTCATTCCCCCACTGTTCCCAGAAAAATTGGACTGCGCCCTCAACTAAATGCGGATGTTCGTGAACTGCGATAATTTTCATTTAACTTCCCCCCACATTAACTATTCCTCTCGAGTTTTGATAATTCCTGGCTGAACTCTTGTTCAAAGACGAAAGATACCTCTTTAG
This window of the Cytobacillus pseudoceanisediminis genome carries:
- a CDS encoding GNAT family N-acetyltransferase → MKIIAVHEHPHLVEGAVQFFWEQWGNEQNFRFYEDCMIHSGKSGDGIPRFYVGIENEEIIGTYALIRNDLNSRQDLHPWLACLYVDPSSRGKKLGARLLDHAIEEAAKLGFKKLHLQTDLQGYYEKYGWTHSGEVYGASGDSIKLYEKDTGASSSRNDKN
- a CDS encoding YeeE/YedE family protein, with product MAQVEVKSKSWVSAPTTVVSNLNPIQKPFVAAGVLAAIILFISIINAANMTQGVLFIIGIALGMTLLHARFGFTSAFRRFASVGNGQGLQAHMLMLAVASALFAVILSTGFSFTGIEPKGYVSPVGVSVLFGSFIFGIGMQLGNGCASGTLYSVGGGQSSMTLTLISFIAGSTIGAYHFSFWMEETPALPPISLATSTGLGYGGALVLQLALFALIYWVTLQIAKKRKAPMMKALPTTAGWKKILRGSWPLFAAAIVLALLNALTLTVRGTPWGITSAFALWGGKTLKAMGIDVTSWGYFATEPNLAALKNTVLADSTSVMNFGIILGAFISAALQGTFKPGKIKPGVAGAAIVGGLLMGYGSRLAFGCNIGAYFGGIASFSLHGWVWAIMAMLGTGVALFIRPLFGLKNPKSTDSVC